The following proteins are co-located in the Herpetosiphon gulosus genome:
- a CDS encoding RidA family protein encodes MTREVISTSNAPAAIGPYSQAIAIDGLLFCSGQIPLDPATGQVIEGDVTAQTRRVMENIRAVLTAANTNFEKVVKTTIFLADMNDFAAVNAVYGEYFPENPPARSTVQVARLPRDVQVEVEVIVLR; translated from the coding sequence ATGACCCGTGAAGTTATCAGCACGTCTAATGCTCCCGCCGCAATTGGCCCCTACTCACAAGCAATCGCAATTGATGGATTGTTGTTCTGCTCAGGCCAAATTCCGCTTGACCCAGCAACCGGCCAAGTGATCGAGGGCGACGTGACGGCTCAAACCCGCCGCGTCATGGAAAATATTCGGGCCGTACTGACGGCAGCCAACACCAACTTTGAAAAAGTCGTTAAAACCACAATTTTCTTGGCTGATATGAACGACTTTGCAGCGGTCAATGCCGTGTATGGCGAATACTTCCCTGAAAACCCACCAGCTCGCTCGACCGTGCAAGTCGCTCGCCTGCCTCGCGATGTGCAGGTTGAAGTTGAAGTTATTGTGCTGCGCTAA
- a CDS encoding YraN family protein produces the protein MADDRKALGRWGEQYAAEYLQQLGYQLIASGWRCRWGEIDLIAYDQATLVIIEVRTRRGTAHGSAAESLTLKKRHRLARLLQAYLEALDAAQTPWLGDYRIDAIAITLSRGQPQLEHFQAISIE, from the coding sequence ATGGCCGATGATCGCAAAGCACTTGGGCGTTGGGGCGAACAATACGCCGCTGAGTATCTACAACAATTAGGCTATCAACTGATCGCCAGCGGTTGGCGTTGTCGTTGGGGTGAGATCGATCTGATCGCTTATGATCAGGCAACCTTGGTGATTATTGAAGTGCGCACCCGCCGAGGCACAGCCCATGGCAGCGCCGCTGAATCATTGACCCTCAAAAAACGCCATCGTTTAGCTCGTTTGCTCCAAGCTTATTTAGAAGCCCTCGATGCAGCCCAAACCCCATGGCTCGGCGATTACCGCATCGATGCCATCGCGATCACGCTCTCCCGTGGTCAACCCCAACTTGAGCATTTTCAAGCAATTTCGATAGAATAA